The following coding sequences lie in one Xanthomonas hyacinthi genomic window:
- a CDS encoding DUF2878 domain-containing protein, whose product MSNLANYVALQVLWLAAVAGAGNGLAWAGPAALALFALYQLQPRRRARGDAVLMALALLLGTAVDTALAAGGWVRYAAALPPAPWAPLWILALWAGFALTFNHSLAWVMQRPWRAALFGALFGPLGYVLAARGWQAVTLSAPLLHAVLALALAWAAALAVLSLATRRLAATAQPAPRIAGATP is encoded by the coding sequence ATGAGCAACCTGGCCAACTACGTCGCGCTGCAGGTGCTGTGGCTGGCCGCGGTGGCCGGCGCCGGCAACGGGCTGGCCTGGGCCGGCCCGGCAGCGCTGGCGCTGTTCGCGCTGTACCAGTTGCAGCCGCGCCGGCGCGCGCGCGGCGATGCGGTGCTGATGGCGCTGGCGTTGCTGCTTGGCACCGCCGTCGATACCGCGCTGGCCGCCGGCGGCTGGGTGCGCTACGCCGCGGCGCTGCCGCCGGCGCCGTGGGCGCCGCTGTGGATCCTGGCGCTGTGGGCCGGCTTCGCGCTGACCTTCAACCATTCGCTGGCCTGGGTCATGCAGCGCCCGTGGCGCGCGGCGCTGTTCGGCGCGCTGTTCGGTCCGCTCGGCTACGTGCTGGCCGCGCGCGGCTGGCAAGCGGTGACGCTGAGCGCGCCGTTGCTGCACGCCGTGCTGGCGCTGGCGCTGGCCTGGGCCGCGGCGCTGGCCGTGCTGAGCCTGGCGACACGGCGCCTGGCGGCGACGGCGCAGCCCGCGCCGCGCATCGCAGGCGCCACCCCATGA